Proteins from a single region of Candidatus Scalindua sp.:
- a CDS encoding sugar transferase gives MLKLIWFLKREKKLNRIDHKKLQVDFHSEKTFKQILVRECVRCDRNGHRFSLVIFEVVEKTREAFEKLVRILHNRQKRLCDEYGWYNDRHIAVILCDTDRQSALCFAEDIREKASSNGQSVKFAVYEYPDNWQDIYSRSGSLQKPHFNGSIKKSEIKNPDRSRFYAGKDERRSPEVFSVLRNNQDLDHSIPAIKIPGSFNCGTPALKRVIDVIGSLAGLVLLLPLVVLLSLVIKIVSPGGPVFIKEERVGFLGKRVALWRFRTMNACNDDRKKSSTSPGC, from the coding sequence ATGCTGAAGTTAATCTGGTTCTTGAAAAGAGAAAAAAAATTAAACAGGATAGACCATAAGAAGTTACAAGTTGACTTCCATTCCGAAAAAACATTTAAACAGATCCTTGTGCGGGAATGCGTTCGCTGTGACAGAAACGGACATAGATTTTCTCTTGTGATCTTTGAAGTTGTGGAAAAGACCCGGGAAGCCTTCGAGAAACTTGTGAGAATACTGCATAACCGACAGAAACGTTTGTGTGATGAATATGGTTGGTATAATGACCGGCATATCGCTGTGATTCTGTGTGATACAGACAGACAAAGTGCGCTGTGTTTCGCTGAAGATATTCGTGAAAAGGCTTCTTCCAATGGACAATCAGTTAAATTTGCCGTTTATGAATATCCGGACAACTGGCAAGACATATATTCCAGGAGTGGAAGTTTACAGAAACCCCATTTTAATGGAAGTATTAAAAAAAGTGAGATAAAAAATCCAGATAGATCAAGGTTTTACGCAGGAAAAGACGAGAGACGATCACCTGAGGTTTTCTCCGTACTCCGTAACAACCAAGATCTGGACCACTCAATACCCGCCATAAAAATTCCTGGTTCTTTTAACTGTGGAACACCGGCATTGAAACGCGTGATTGATGTTATCGGTTCTCTTGCAGGTCTTGTTCTGTTGTTACCTCTCGTTGTTTTGCTATCTCTTGTTATCAAGATTGTGTCTCCCGGAGGGCCAGTTTTTATCAAAGAGGAGCGAGTAGGGTTTTTAGGCAAAAGGGTAGCCTTGTGGAGATTCCGCACGATGAATGCCTGTAACGACGATAGAAAAAAGAGCAGCACCAGTCCGGGTTGCTGA
- a CDS encoding sugar transferase, translating into METANEEIRLIPLGSIICKLRIDKLPQLINVLLGELSLIGPSPATPNQIREDHPWHRERFHAIPGLIGLHDTREKNQLPFDEIMRKDIRYVRQQSLWFDINILKKRVVSRVSRIKDDFFSRSVYVTAKPRIDSFLAISGIILFLPLFFLVGVLIKITSKGPVFYSQERVGINGKIFEIIKFRTMHFNAEDEFGPTWAKKNDPRITLLGRILRKTHIDELPQFVNVIQGDMSIVGPRPERPHFVNKFIKDIPGYTNRLTVKPGITGLAQCYYKYDETLRDVEKKIQYDTFYIKKMSWLLDFKILLLTLRVSLFGEMQYRDQGM; encoded by the coding sequence ATGGAAACTGCAAACGAAGAAATACGTTTAATACCATTAGGCAGCATAATTTGTAAACTGCGCATTGATAAATTACCACAGTTAATCAATGTGCTCCTTGGGGAATTGAGTCTTATAGGGCCGAGTCCGGCGACTCCAAACCAGATAAGAGAAGATCATCCCTGGCACAGGGAGCGTTTCCATGCTATTCCCGGACTGATCGGGTTACACGATACTCGTGAAAAGAACCAACTCCCCTTTGACGAGATAATGCGTAAAGACATTCGGTATGTACGCCAACAGTCATTGTGGTTTGACATAAATATTTTAAAGAAGAGAGTGGTCTCCAGGGTTTCACGAATCAAGGATGATTTTTTCTCCAGAAGTGTATATGTCACAGCAAAGCCGCGGATCGATTCATTTCTGGCAATTTCTGGTATCATACTGTTCCTGCCGCTCTTTTTTTTAGTAGGAGTTTTAATAAAAATAACCTCAAAGGGACCTGTATTTTATTCACAGGAAAGGGTAGGTATAAACGGTAAAATATTCGAGATAATTAAATTCAGGACAATGCATTTTAATGCAGAAGATGAGTTTGGTCCAACATGGGCAAAGAAGAATGATCCACGAATAACCCTTTTAGGCAGAATTCTCAGAAAGACACACATAGATGAACTACCTCAATTTGTTAACGTGATTCAGGGAGATATGAGTATTGTCGGCCCAAGACCAGAGAGACCGCATTTTGTAAATAAATTTATAAAAGATATTCCGGGATATACAAACCGTTTAACCGTAAAACCAGGCATAACGGGCCTGGCGCAATGTTACTATAAATACGATGAAACCTTACGAGACGTTGAGAAGAAAATTCAGTATGACACTTTTTATATAAAGAAGATGTCCTGGTTGCTTGACTTCAAAATTCTTTTATTAACATTACGGGTCAGCCTCTTTGGTGAAATGCAATATAGAGACCAGGGTATGTAA